The window CATCTTCCACAGTCTGTAATGTATCTCCCAAACTCGGAATGGTATCTCTTTTTATAATTTCTTTAAAGAGTTTATTGTTTTTCCAGATTTTATGTTTTGTTATTAAAACATCTGCGGTATCGATATGCTGCACAGAAAGCTCAGTTTCAATGGCTGATCTTTTATCAATATCTTTTACTTCATCTTCTTTGGATTCACTGTCATTACAGGCAGCAATATTCATTAAACTAAAAAACAAAAGAGCAATTTGAATTTTTCTCACTTTAATTGTAATTTTTCACAAAAATATTATTTAAAATTTTAAATTTACATATAAAAATAACAAACAATGAAATGGACAGACGATAGAAGTACAAATGTAGACGACAGGCGTGCTTCAGGTGGTAGTGGAGGTGCAATTGTGGGTGGCGGATTAGGCACACTAATTATCGCTGCTATTGTATTTTTCTTAGGTGGTGACCCTTCTGCTATTCTTTCTTCAGGAGTTTCAAATACAGGAGCCCAGACTGAGCAAAGAGAACTTACAGCAGCTGACAAAAAAATTGGTGAGATGATTGAAATGATCACCGCCGAGAACGAAGAAACCTGGACTAAAATTTTTGCCGAAAACGGAATGAAATATCAACCTGCAAGAGTAGTTTTATTCAGAAGCAATACAGATTCTGGATGTGGAATGGCACAATCTGCAATGGGTCCGTTCTATTGTCCAACCGATCAGTCTGTTTATATGGATATGAGTTTCTTTAATGAATTGCAGGAGAAATTTGGCGCTAAAGTAACCGAATTTACGGTAGCCTATGTAATGGCTCACGAAATGGGGCACCACGTACAAAATCTTATGGGAACTTTAAACGAAACTGATAAAGCAAGACGTAGCGGAAGATATTCTGAAGCACAGCTTAATCAAATCTCTGTAGCCACTGAACTTCAGGCAGATTTTTATGCTGGAGTTTGGTCTAGAATTACGGGCGACAGAGAAAAATCGTTTATCGAGCCCGGAGATCTAGAAGCCGCAATGAACGCAGCGGAAGCTGTTGGAGACGACAATATCCAGAAAAGATCACAAGGATATGTGAATCAGGAAAGTTTTACTCATGGCTCTTCGGCTCAACGTAAAGAATGGTTTATGAAAGGATATAATTCAGGAGACATCAAACAAGGCGACACTTTTAGTCAACTTTTAAGATAAAAAAAGGTCTGAAGACATTTCTTCAGACCTCTTTATTTTATTTAAGCTCGATAGGATTACTGTTTCGTTTCGCTTCTTCTTTTGCTCTTTCTTCCATTCGCTTTCTCATATCTGCAGGATTTTGATTTCCTCCGCCTCCGCCGATTCTCATTGGAGCAGAAATTCCTCCGCCTCCACGTTGGCTACTCATAAAAGAAGCTGGATCAGTTTTATATTTTTCCTGCTGCTTTACATAATCTGTTCTTTTTACTTTCATCACGTTTCCAAAAGTAACCATTTCAGGAAAATCAGAAATCTTATAGTTTTTCATTAAATCGAAAGAATAATCCCCCATAGAATCTTCCGCTTTTACGACCAAACCGGGAAGACCATTGAATTTATACGGTCCGTCTTGATAAGGAAGATCAGTCGTGAACCAGGCTGTCCATTTTCTTCCGCCAAAATCTGTTTCTGCTTTTTGTACTTTATAATCACCAATTTTTGTGGTTTCAGATAAAATTTTCCAGTTCAGAGGTCGGTCTTCTTCGTACGAATAAAGATCTCTCCCCAAACGGTCTTTGTAAATTATCTTTTGATCTTTTTTATTTTTTTCGATTGAATAGTTAATATTTGTTCTCAAACCATCCATCTGCTCTCTGTTAAAACCTCTTCCCCCACCGCTTTGAAAGTTAGCTTTCATCACAGAATCTCTTTTAATTCTATTCTCAGAATAAAACATCGATTTGTCTGCTGAAATATCTAAATAAGCATTTTCAGTTTTAATATCACTTTTATTACTGACATCCGGTTTTGATGTTACCTGATAAACAAATCTGTTGGTTTGTGCGAAAGAAGCCTGCACCAATAAGACTACAGCAAGAATGCTTAATTTTTTCATTATTTTCCTGATTTATAGTTTTGATTTTAAATACTCATCAAAGTTAAAGCATCGATGATAAAAATCGATAAAATAAAAACGTCGATTTTTATTTACTGATTATTGTTTGTATTTTTGCAAGATTAAATCATTCTAAATTAATACAATGATAAAGGTTTCAGATCAGGCAAAGGTAAAAGCGATTCAACTGATGACAGAAGATGGCTTTAACCCTGCTGAAGATTATATAAGAGTTGGGGTAAAAAGCGGTGGATGTTCAGGGCTAGAGTATATGTTAGGTTTTGATAATAAGCAAAACGAAACAGATCAGATTTTTGAAGATAACGGGATAAAAATCGTTGTTGAAAAAAAATCGATACTTTACTTGGCGGGCACTACTTTAGAATATTCCGGAGGTTTGAATGGGAAAGGATTTATTTTCAATAATCCCAATGCATCCAGAACGTGTGGTTGTGGAGAGAGTTTTAGTTTATAGACACGAGATGTCAGATGTGAGATGTGAGACTTTTCCAGTCTTGAATCTGAAATCTGAAATCTGAAATCTTAAAAAATGAGTAAATATACAGAAGACGACCTTAGAGTCGATCTAGAAAATAAAAAATATGAATTTGGTTGGGAAACCAAGATCGATTACGAAGATTTTCCAACAGGTTTAAATGAAGACATTGTTCGTGCAATTTCTGCAAAAAAAGAAGAGCCGGAATGGATGACAGAATGGCGTTTGGAATCATTCAAAATTTGGTTGAAAATGGTTGAGCCTGAATGGGCGAATATCAAATATGAAAAACCAGATTTCCAGGCGATTAAATATTACGCTGCGCCAAAAGCAAACCCACAATTGGAAAGCTTAGATGACGTTGATCCAGAATTATTGGCAACTTTTGCAAAATTAGGAATCAATATTGAAGAACAGAAAAGACTTTCAAACGTAGCAGTAGATATTGTAATAGATTCTGTTTCTGTAAAAACAACTTTTCAGGATACATTAGCCGAAAAAGGAATTATCTTTTGTTCAATTTCTGAGGCAATTAAAAATCACCCGGATTTAGTGAGAAAATATCTTGGAAAAGTAGTTCCAAGAGGTGATAACTTTTACGCAGCATTAAATTCCGCAGTATTTTCTGACGGAAGTTTCTGTTATATTCCAAAAGGAGTAAGATGTCCTATGGAATTATCAACCTATTTCCGTATCAATCAGGCAGGAACAGGTCAGTTTGAAAGAACACTTGTAATTGCAGACGAAGGAAGCTATGTTTCTTATTTGGAAGGTTGTACTGCTCCATCAAGAGATGAAAACCAGCTTCACGCAGCCGTTGTAGAATTAATTGCAATGGATAATGCTGAAATTAAATATTCTACCGTTCAAAACTGGTATCCAGGAAACGAAGAAGGTAAAGGTGGAGTTTTCAATTTCGTGACCAAAAGAGGACTTTGCGAGTATAAAGCAAAAATCTCATGGACTCAAGTTGAAACAGGTTCTGCCGTAACGTGGAAATATCCTTCTTGTATCTTGAAAGGTGACGGTTCTATCGGTGAGTTCTACTCTATCGCAGTAACCAATAATCATCAATATGCCGATACCGGTACAAAGATGATTCACATCGGAAAAAATACAAGATCAACAATTATCTCTAAAGGAATTTCTGCAGGAAAATCTCAAAATTCGTACAGAGGACAGGTAAAAGTAATGCCTTCTGCAAAAGGAGCAAGAAACTTCTCACAGTGTGACTCATTATTGATGGGTAACGAATGTGGAGCGCACACTTTCCCTTACATTGAGATTAAAGATCCAACTGCACAGTTAGAGCACGAAGCAACGACTTCAAAAATCGGTGAAGATCAGATTTTCTACTGTAACCAAAGAGGAATCGATACAGAAAGAGCAATTGCTTTAATTGTAAATGGTTTCAGCAAAGAGGTTTTAAATAAACTTCCAATGGAATTTGCTATTGAAGCTCAGAAATTACTGGAGATTTCTTTGGAAGGAAGTGTTGGATAATTATTTTAAACATTAAGAATTTAAGAAATTGAAAAAACTTAACTTCTTAATGTTTAAAATTTAAGGAATTAATAAATTAATTCTTTTTAAATAAATTAAGTTAACATATGACCAAAACAGAAGTAACACAACTTTCTTATGACATAGTAGGATGTGCAATCAAAGTCCATAAAGAATTAGGACCTGGGTTGTTGGAAAGTGTTTACGAATTATGTTTGGCATATGAATTAAAGGAAAAAGGATATTTAGTTGATCAACAAGTTACTACAAAGATCAATTACGGAAAAATAGAAATTGAAACTCCGTTAAAAGTAGATCTGCTGGTAAACGAAACTATTATTATAGAAATTAAAACAGTTGAAAAGTTATTACCTATTCATCAGGCTCAGTTAATGACTTATATGAAGATTTTGAAAAAACCTCAAGGGCTTTTAATTAATTTCTATACAGAGAACATTACAAAGTCAATGGTTCCTTTAATTAATGAATATTTTGCTAAACTTCCAGAATGATTTTTAAACATTAAGAAGTAAAAAGGAATAGCTTAAAAAACTTAATTAAAATCAATTTTATTGATTTGCTTAAAGAAAAATAACACATTAAGAATAAAACTTAAATTCTTAATGTTTAAAATAAAAAAAGTATTTCCTCGCCAAGTGTTAGCTTTTGTTTAACCTTGCGATAAAATTATAGAAACAATATGTTAAATATTAAAAACTTACACGCCAGAATTGAAGATGGCGCACAGATATTAAAAGGTATCAATCTTGAAATAAAGCCGGGTGAAGTTCACGCAATCATGGGACCAAACGGAGCCGGAAAATCTACACTTTCTTCTGTAATTGCAGGGAAAGAAGATTACGAAGTTACTGAAGGTGAAATTTTATTTGATGGTGAAAACATTATCGAAGATGCTCCTGAAGAAAGGGCTCACAAAGGTATTTTCCTTTCTTTTCAATATCCGGTAGAAATTCCTGGAGTTTCTGTGACCAATTTCATTAAAGCTGCTTTAAATGAGAACAGAAAAGCAAACGGATTGGAAGATATGCCTGCAAAAGAAATGCTGGCAATGATCCGTGAGAAATCTGAGAAATTAGGTATTAAAAAAGATTTCCTTTCTAGATCTTTAAACGAAGGTTTTTCTGGGGGTGAGAAAAAAAGAAACGAGATCTTCCAGATGATGATGCTTAATCCTAAATTAGCTATTTTGGATGAAACCGATTCAGGATTGGATATTGATGCATTGAGAATCGTTGCAGACGGTGTAAATACTTTCAAAAACGAAGGAAATGCAGTTCTTTTGATTACACACTATCAAAGATTGCTTAATTATATTCAGCCTGATTATGTACACGTTTTAGCGAACGGAAAAATCATCAAAACAGGCGACAAATCTTTAGCATTAGAATTAGAAGCAAAAGGTTACGACTGGTTGCTTAATTAATTTAAAGATTCAAAGCATTTAAAAATTTAAAAATTAAACGCAATATTTGTCATTCTGTAGGAATCTAAACTTTTTACAACGGCAAAATAAACGTTCAAATAATGAGTTTAAACGAACAAATTTTAAATAATCACAGCGAATTTCTTGGTACACTTCGTCATCGTTTCTTAGATGAAACGAGGGTGGAAGCATTAAGAAAATTTGCAGAACTTAGTTTTCCTACGAAGAAAGACGAAGAATATAAATATACCAACATCAAGGAAATCATCGAGAAAGATTATAATTTTTTCCCGAAAGAAAGTCATAACATCACTAAAGAACAGCTAGATGAGCTGCATTTGGGTGAAGAACATTTTGACTGGATTGTTTTCGTTAATGGTCAGCTTCACAAAGAGCTTTCTAAAATATCTATCGAAAATGCAGAATTTTTATCATTCAATTACGCTTTGAATGACGAAAACCACAAAGATGTTTTTGATACTTATTTCAATACAATTGCGGCGAAAGATTTAGCTTTTACCAATTTAAATCAAGCTTATTGTAAATACGGGTTTTTCCTGAAAGTGCCTAAAAATGTTGTGATTGAAAAGCCAATCCATGTTTTTTATCTTTCTCAAAATCAGGAAGAAAATACCTTTTACAATACAAGAAATTTATTAATTGTAGAAGACGGAGCAAAAGTTGAAGTGATTGAAAGTCACCACAATTTTGATGAAACGTATGTTTTCACCAATTCTGTGACAGAGATTTTCACATCACCGAACGCAAAAGCAGATTGGCATAAATTGCAGAACGACAGCGATACTTCTTATTTAGTTGATCATACGTTCGCAAAACAGGAAAGAGACAGTTTAACAACAGTCAATACTTTTTCTTTTGGTGGAAAAATAGTTAGAAATAATTTAGATTTCATTCAAAACGGATCGAATATCAATTCTTTCATGAACGGAATTACCCTTATCGGAAAAGACCAATTGGTCGATCACCACACGGCAGTTCACCACAATCAACCAAATTGTGAAAGTTACCAGAATTACAAAGGAATCTTTAAAGATAAATCTCACGGAGTTTTTAATGGAAAAGTTTTTGTAGATAAAATTGCTCAAAAAACCAACGCTTATCAGCAGAACAACAACGTTCTTCTAAGTGAAGGAGCTACAATTGATACAAAACCTCAGTTAGAAATCTTTGCAGACGATGTAAAGTGTTCTCACGGTTGTACCGTTGGTCAGCTTAATGAAGATGCTTTATTCTATCTTAGAGCAAGAGGAATTTCTAAAAAAGAAGCTCAGGCTTTATTATTATTTGCTTTTGCAAACGATGCAATGCAGAATATCGACATTGAGCCTTTAAAAGAGAAAATTTCAAAGCTTTTGACAGAGAAACTGGAAGTTAGTATTGAGTTTTAAACTCAAAAAAAATATAAATAAAAAAGGAAGCACTACGATTTGAAGTGCTTCCTTTTTTTATTTAAATTAAAATTATTTCTTCAGCCATGACTGATTATCTTTTTTTTCAGATCTTTTCACGCCGTTATCAATATTATACGCAAAGCCAACGCCTAAAGTCTGTTTCAATTGAGTTTTCTGAATTTGATTGTGATCATACAGCACATCCAGTGTAATATTGGTTGAAACAAATCGGTTGATCTTCATATTTAAAACAGCACCGTAAGAAAGCACCAATCTTTCAGGATGGTCGATATAATTTGAAAATACGGAACCTGTATTAATCAGACTTATATTTTCCATTAACTTCATTTTATAAATAGCTGTTCCCAAGAAACCAAACTGAAATAGCATAGAATCGCCATTATTTTTCAGACCATAAGTTCCCGCTTTCTGAAGATCTTCATCCAGTACAAAGGTCATTCTTGCATTGGCAGGTCTTAAGGTCATTGTAAAATTATCATTAGGCCGATAGGTAACACCAACCCCAACATTGACGAAACCTGGCGCCATAAAATTTGAAATTTTTGCCGCTGCAGGATTATTTCCATCTTCGTAACCTGCTGCAAACTGCGACTGTAAGCTCGCTCCGGCAGATAAATACCAGTTGGTCATAAACTCTTTTCCGAAATTGGTTGATAAATTGATAACATCCTGGGTTTTTCGGGTTCCCACTCCTTTTGTATTATTTTGTCCATACCCCAAAACAATAACGTTTTCCCAAAGGTATTTTCCTTTTTCGTAAGTAAGATTATAGTTTACACCGGCGAGCCAGCCTACATTATTGGCTCCACCGCCTATCCAATTTGAAAAGGCAGCCTGATTGAGCATTAAAGTATTCTGAGCCTGAATAGACCATGCTTTTGTAGTATCTATAGCTGGTTTGTCAGCATTCATTTCCTGAGCAGAAACAAAAATTCCCAGAAATATGGAAATTGGTAATAAAATTTTTCTCATGATTAATTTATTTTAAATTGGTTTATTTCATTAAATAAAAAATATACACTATTAATACAAATAGATATCATATGTGCTTATCTAAAGGTATTAAAAATATCATTAATCATAAATAAAATTTATTTAAATTACAGAAATCGTAATTTCAGGCATAAAAAAAAGTAACTCAAATATGAATTACTTTTTAATATTTCTGAAGATTTATTTCCTAAGCCATGATTGGTTGTCTTTTCTTGCAGACCGTTTTACACCATTATCAATATTGTAGGCAAAACCAATTCCTAAAGTTTGTTTAAGCTGAGTTTTTTGAATCTGATTATGATCGTATAATAAGTCTAAAGTAACAATTGACGAAATAAATCGATTGATTTTCATGTTTAAAAGCATGTTGTAAGACAAAACCATATGATCAGGATTATCTAGATAATTAGAGAAAATAGAACCGGTATTGGTCATTTCTATATTTTCCATTAATTTAACCTTATATACCGCATTTCCATAGAAACCGAACTGCATCAAGAATGAATCTCCATCATTTTTAAGTCCATAATTTCCTGCCAGCTGTAATTCTTTATCCAAAACAAAAGTAAATCTTGCATTGGCAGGACGGAAAGTAACCGTTAAGTTATCATTAGGTCTATACGTAATCCCTAAACCGGCATTTGAATATCCTGGCGCCATAAAATTAGATATCTTCTTAGCTTCAGGATTGTTTCCATCTTCAAAACCTCCCGAAAACTGAGACTGTAAACTGGCTCCGGCAGAAACGTACCAGCTTTTAGAAAACTGCCTTCCATAATTGGTAGAAAAATTAATAACATCTTGAGTTTTTCTTGTTCCTACTCCTTTAGTGGTGTTTTGTCCGTAGTTTAAAATGATGATGTTTTCCCAAAGATTGCGGTCTTTCTCATACGTCAGGTTATAGTTTGCACTCCCAAGCCAGCCTACATTATTGGCTCCCCCACCAACCCAGTTGGAAAAAGCTGCCTGATTAAACATTACACTGTTTTTGGCAATAACAGACCAATGTTTTGGTTTTTTAATCGTATCAACCGCTGCAGAATCACTTATAATAACCTGTGCCATAGAATTGGCACTCAAATAAATAAAAAATAACACAAAGACCCTTTTCATAAATCCTTTTTTTCTGAACTAAAAATTTAACAAATAACTGAATGTTGAAATTCAATTTTTAAGAGACATTATTTATTCAAAATCACATCTAACAATCAAATTTATTACTTTTTGTCTCAAGTGACAACCACAATGCAAAATCATCGCCAAAATTTCCGAAATTTATACTTGGCTTTTGATTTGACATCTCATCACTATGATTAAAAATATAATTCACAAAAAAGCATTCATCGCTCCCTCACTTATGCTTGCCGCAATGTGGTTTGGCTATTTTTTGCAGGCAATGGGCTTTTTCTCCAACTGCTTTGGTGCAATTATTCCACTTTTGCCCGAAGGTTTGCTGGGTATCTTGACCTCTCCTCTTTTACATGGCAGCTTTGATCATATTATAGGAAACTCAATCCCCATCGCAGTGTTGATGTTTTTACTCTATCAGTTTTATTCTGAAGTAGCCACCAAAGTTTTTGTAATAGGCTGGATTGGCACTGGTCTTATCCTTTGGCTGTTACCACCGATTGATATTTTAACCGGAGAATATCATTACACATGTACCATCGGAGCGAGTGGTGTAGTATATGTTTTGGCATTTTTTCTTTTTTTCAGTGGTGTTTTTAAATGGAATATGAAACTTTTAACCATTTCACTACTAGTAGTTTTATACTATGGAAGTTTAATTTGGGGCATGTTTCCTGAAGAACTATTTAACAACCTAAACGAACCGAGCAAAATCTCTTGGCAGGCACACTTGTCTGGAGCATTAATGGGAAGTATTATGGCATATATATTTAAAAATTCAGGAGAAAAAAAGAAGAAATATATCTGGGAATTCCCCAATTATTATAACGAAAAAGACGATATACTTTGGCAACAATATAAGGAAAACCATCCTGATGACTTCCTGGAATTACCTTACAAAAAAAATGAAGATGTTTGGGATTATTTGGAAGAATTA is drawn from Chryseobacterium muglaense and contains these coding sequences:
- the ypfJ gene encoding KPN_02809 family neutral zinc metallopeptidase, which encodes MKWTDDRSTNVDDRRASGGSGGAIVGGGLGTLIIAAIVFFLGGDPSAILSSGVSNTGAQTEQRELTAADKKIGEMIEMITAENEETWTKIFAENGMKYQPARVVLFRSNTDSGCGMAQSAMGPFYCPTDQSVYMDMSFFNELQEKFGAKVTEFTVAYVMAHEMGHHVQNLMGTLNETDKARRSGRYSEAQLNQISVATELQADFYAGVWSRITGDREKSFIEPGDLEAAMNAAEAVGDDNIQKRSQGYVNQESFTHGSSAQRKEWFMKGYNSGDIKQGDTFSQLLR
- a CDS encoding GLPGLI family protein, producing MKKLSILAVVLLVQASFAQTNRFVYQVTSKPDVSNKSDIKTENAYLDISADKSMFYSENRIKRDSVMKANFQSGGGRGFNREQMDGLRTNINYSIEKNKKDQKIIYKDRLGRDLYSYEEDRPLNWKILSETTKIGDYKVQKAETDFGGRKWTAWFTTDLPYQDGPYKFNGLPGLVVKAEDSMGDYSFDLMKNYKISDFPEMVTFGNVMKVKRTDYVKQQEKYKTDPASFMSSQRGGGGISAPMRIGGGGGNQNPADMRKRMEERAKEEAKRNSNPIELK
- a CDS encoding HesB/IscA family protein, whose translation is MIKVSDQAKVKAIQLMTEDGFNPAEDYIRVGVKSGGCSGLEYMLGFDNKQNETDQIFEDNGIKIVVEKKSILYLAGTTLEYSGGLNGKGFIFNNPNASRTCGCGESFSL
- the sufB gene encoding Fe-S cluster assembly protein SufB: MSKYTEDDLRVDLENKKYEFGWETKIDYEDFPTGLNEDIVRAISAKKEEPEWMTEWRLESFKIWLKMVEPEWANIKYEKPDFQAIKYYAAPKANPQLESLDDVDPELLATFAKLGINIEEQKRLSNVAVDIVIDSVSVKTTFQDTLAEKGIIFCSISEAIKNHPDLVRKYLGKVVPRGDNFYAALNSAVFSDGSFCYIPKGVRCPMELSTYFRINQAGTGQFERTLVIADEGSYVSYLEGCTAPSRDENQLHAAVVELIAMDNAEIKYSTVQNWYPGNEEGKGGVFNFVTKRGLCEYKAKISWTQVETGSAVTWKYPSCILKGDGSIGEFYSIAVTNNHQYADTGTKMIHIGKNTRSTIISKGISAGKSQNSYRGQVKVMPSAKGARNFSQCDSLLMGNECGAHTFPYIEIKDPTAQLEHEATTSKIGEDQIFYCNQRGIDTERAIALIVNGFSKEVLNKLPMEFAIEAQKLLEISLEGSVG
- a CDS encoding GxxExxY protein codes for the protein MTKTEVTQLSYDIVGCAIKVHKELGPGLLESVYELCLAYELKEKGYLVDQQVTTKINYGKIEIETPLKVDLLVNETIIIEIKTVEKLLPIHQAQLMTYMKILKKPQGLLINFYTENITKSMVPLINEYFAKLPE
- the sufC gene encoding Fe-S cluster assembly ATPase SufC — its product is MLNIKNLHARIEDGAQILKGINLEIKPGEVHAIMGPNGAGKSTLSSVIAGKEDYEVTEGEILFDGENIIEDAPEERAHKGIFLSFQYPVEIPGVSVTNFIKAALNENRKANGLEDMPAKEMLAMIREKSEKLGIKKDFLSRSLNEGFSGGEKKRNEIFQMMMLNPKLAILDETDSGLDIDALRIVADGVNTFKNEGNAVLLITHYQRLLNYIQPDYVHVLANGKIIKTGDKSLALELEAKGYDWLLN
- the sufD gene encoding Fe-S cluster assembly protein SufD, giving the protein MSLNEQILNNHSEFLGTLRHRFLDETRVEALRKFAELSFPTKKDEEYKYTNIKEIIEKDYNFFPKESHNITKEQLDELHLGEEHFDWIVFVNGQLHKELSKISIENAEFLSFNYALNDENHKDVFDTYFNTIAAKDLAFTNLNQAYCKYGFFLKVPKNVVIEKPIHVFYLSQNQEENTFYNTRNLLIVEDGAKVEVIESHHNFDETYVFTNSVTEIFTSPNAKADWHKLQNDSDTSYLVDHTFAKQERDSLTTVNTFSFGGKIVRNNLDFIQNGSNINSFMNGITLIGKDQLVDHHTAVHHNQPNCESYQNYKGIFKDKSHGVFNGKVFVDKIAQKTNAYQQNNNVLLSEGATIDTKPQLEIFADDVKCSHGCTVGQLNEDALFYLRARGISKKEAQALLLFAFANDAMQNIDIEPLKEKISKLLTEKLEVSIEF
- a CDS encoding DUF3078 domain-containing protein; protein product: MRKILLPISIFLGIFVSAQEMNADKPAIDTTKAWSIQAQNTLMLNQAAFSNWIGGGANNVGWLAGVNYNLTYEKGKYLWENVIVLGYGQNNTKGVGTRKTQDVINLSTNFGKEFMTNWYLSAGASLQSQFAAGYEDGNNPAAAKISNFMAPGFVNVGVGVTYRPNDNFTMTLRPANARMTFVLDEDLQKAGTYGLKNNGDSMLFQFGFLGTAIYKMKLMENISLINTGSVFSNYIDHPERLVLSYGAVLNMKINRFVSTNITLDVLYDHNQIQKTQLKQTLGVGFAYNIDNGVKRSEKKDNQSWLKK
- a CDS encoding DUF3078 domain-containing protein, producing MKRVFVLFFIYLSANSMAQVIISDSAAVDTIKKPKHWSVIAKNSVMFNQAAFSNWVGGGANNVGWLGSANYNLTYEKDRNLWENIIILNYGQNTTKGVGTRKTQDVINFSTNYGRQFSKSWYVSAGASLQSQFSGGFEDGNNPEAKKISNFMAPGYSNAGLGITYRPNDNLTVTFRPANARFTFVLDKELQLAGNYGLKNDGDSFLMQFGFYGNAVYKVKLMENIEMTNTGSIFSNYLDNPDHMVLSYNMLLNMKINRFISSIVTLDLLYDHNQIQKTQLKQTLGIGFAYNIDNGVKRSARKDNQSWLRK
- a CDS encoding rhomboid family intramembrane serine protease → MIKNIIHKKAFIAPSLMLAAMWFGYFLQAMGFFSNCFGAIIPLLPEGLLGILTSPLLHGSFDHIIGNSIPIAVLMFLLYQFYSEVATKVFVIGWIGTGLILWLLPPIDILTGEYHYTCTIGASGVVYVLAFFLFFSGVFKWNMKLLTISLLVVLYYGSLIWGMFPEELFNNLNEPSKISWQAHLSGALMGSIMAYIFKNSGEKKKKYIWEFPNYYNEKDDILWQQYKENHPDDFLELPYKKNEDVWDYLEELRRK